From Tripterygium wilfordii isolate XIE 37 chromosome 13, ASM1340144v1, whole genome shotgun sequence, the proteins below share one genomic window:
- the LOC120012574 gene encoding uncharacterized protein LOC120012574, whose amino-acid sequence MTSPWNRNVTSGFSIADEYEQNQEQSSAWVRYTQTDIGNSYKQASSYVNLNLIPEMCMDENDNHFEQAIANNEFDLVEDEPGIHTDDSDDDEEDGGNVGLNIDSGIDNENGHINLEEMVPEFGDVSQAEYAVCRDWDKQNQGPYDTLAEKEVFENKKELIRAVKMWHIQNNSQYKTQRSSKSELQLICMKEPICNWYLRAMKKEKFNLWMITVIKGRHTCTNASLHHGHRQLDAEYIADEVIHIVKADLKINIAAIQAYASSHLKYPVSYRKAWVAKQKVMEKLFGTFEDSYNMLPRFLQALQISNPGSIVNLNYKECVNGVATFGRVFWAFRPSIEGFHFCRPLISIDGTHLYGKYKGKLLIAVAFDADNGLFPLCYAIVDEESSNNWGWFIDNIRSYVFWLQCGIGGPNQLLTTDIVRVILLVISTTSLRM is encoded by the exons ATGACATCACCTTGGAATCGAAATGTAACTAGTGGATTTTCAATTGCTGATGAGTATGAACAAAATCAAGAACAATCGTCAGCATGGGTTCGTTATACTCAAACAGACATTGGTAATTCATATAAGCAAGCATCATCATATGTTAACCTAAATCTAATCCCAGAAATGTGTATGGATGAAAACGACAATCATTTTGAGCAAGCAATTGCTAACAATGAGTTTGACTTGGTAGAGGATGAGCCTGGCATTCATACTGATGATAGTGACGATGACGAGGAGGATGGTGGTAATGTAGGGTTGAATATTGATTCTGGAATCGACAATGAAAATGGGCACATAAATTTGGAGGAGATGGTACCTGAATTTGGCGATGTTAGTCAAGCGGAGTATGCAGTGTGCCGAGATTGGGATAAGCAAAATCAAGGTCCATATGATACGTTGGCAGAGAAGgaagtttttgaaaacaagaaagaattaaTTCGTGCAGTGAAGATGTGGCATATTCAGAATAACTCCCAGTACAAGACTCAACGCTCAAGTAAATCAGAATTGCAATTGATATGCATGAAAGAGCCAATTTGCAATTGGTATCTTCGagcaatgaaaaaagaaaaatttaacCTGTGGATGATAACAGTTATTAAAGGTCGTCATACATGCACAAATGCCTCACTACATCATGGACATCGACAGTTGGATGCAGAGTATATTGCAGATGAAGTTATTCATATTGTTAAAGCTGATTTGAAGATTAACATAGCAGCTATTCAAGCATATGCAAGCTCACATTTGAAGTACCCGGTGTCGTACAGGAAGGCTTGGGTTGCAAAACAAAAAGTGATGGAGAAATTATTTGGCACATTTGAAGATTCATACAACATGCTCCCTCGATTTTTACAGGCGTTGCAGATTTCTAATCCAGGGTCAATAGTGAATTTAAACTATAAGGAATGTGTGAATGGAGTGGCAACTTTCGGTCGTGTCTTTTGGGCATTTAGGCCTTCTATCGAAGGCTTCCACTTTTGTCGTCCATTGATAAGTATTGATGGAACTCATTTGTATGGAAAATACAAGGGGAAACTGTTGATTGCGGTTGCATTCGATGCGGATAATGGACTTTTTCCATTATGTTATGCAATTGTAGATGAAGAAAGTTCTAATAATTGGGGATGGTTCATAGATAACATTCGTTCTTAT GTATTTTGGCTGCAATGCGGGATAGGTGGCCCGAACCAGTTGCTTACCACAGATATTGTTCGCGTCATTTTGTTAGTAATTTCCACGACAAGTTTAAGGATGTAG